A region from the Nocardia terpenica genome encodes:
- a CDS encoding flavodoxin, producing MFEAVLSGATAPEIEGVTVERRAALSVTAADAYLLGYMSGALKHAFDTFYYPCLDSTRGRPFGYYIHGNQGTEGAQQSIETITTGLGWEQAAAPVVITGAPDKAVREQCWELGATVSAQLTV from the coding sequence ATGTTCGAGGCGGTCCTGTCGGGCGCCACCGCCCCGGAGATCGAGGGCGTCACCGTGGAACGCCGCGCGGCCCTGTCGGTCACCGCCGCCGACGCCTACCTCCTCGGCTACATGTCCGGCGCCCTCAAACACGCCTTCGACACCTTCTACTACCCCTGCCTCGACTCCACCCGAGGCCGCCCGTTCGGCTACTACATCCACGGCAACCAGGGCACCGAGGGCGCCCAGCAGAGCATCGAAACCATCACCACCGGCCTCGGCTGGGAACAGGCGGCGGCCCCGGTCGTGATCACCGGCGCCCCCGACAAGGCCGTCCGAGAGCAGTGCTGGGAGTTGGGCGCGACGGTATCCGCACAGTTGACGGTTTGA
- a CDS encoding DUF6986 family protein, producing the protein MNLPPEVLSDLAARVRAVDADLARDYSGDRPGQPIHTAYVCAADASKDLPDEWGAAATALADRHAGLLTDLSDAETLARVRETLARRPIQDLRLDFEDGYGTRGDEAEDRDATRAGQVLATLPPAVFSRGIRIKGLTGGEYGRAIRTLERVLDGAGGVPDGFVFTVPKLRAAEQVDVAVRLCEALEFAHGLPSGALLFELQIESPQAVIAADGTATVARAIHRSAGRCTGLHYGTYDYSAACGISPQFQSLEHPVADHAKAVMQAAAAQTGVWVCDGSTQVLPIGADDEVAAAVSRHFRLVTRALEHGYHQGWDMHPGHLVTRWLATFAFFRGALPVAAPRIDRYLRRQGGAVVDEPATAQALATVVLRGLDCGAFGPDDVTALAPAATVDVLTQLRERKSPTR; encoded by the coding sequence GTGAACCTGCCCCCGGAAGTCCTGTCCGATCTCGCCGCCCGGGTCCGGGCGGTCGACGCCGACCTGGCGCGCGACTATTCGGGCGATCGGCCCGGCCAGCCGATCCACACCGCCTACGTGTGCGCCGCCGACGCGAGCAAGGATCTGCCCGACGAATGGGGCGCGGCCGCAACGGCTCTCGCCGACCGGCACGCCGGTCTGCTCACCGACCTGTCCGATGCCGAGACCCTGGCCCGGGTGCGGGAGACGCTGGCGCGGCGGCCTATTCAGGATCTGCGCCTGGATTTCGAGGACGGCTACGGCACCCGCGGCGACGAGGCGGAGGACCGCGACGCCACCCGGGCCGGGCAGGTGCTGGCGACGCTGCCGCCCGCGGTGTTCTCGCGCGGCATCCGCATCAAGGGCCTCACCGGCGGCGAATACGGGCGCGCCATCCGCACCCTGGAGCGGGTGCTGGACGGGGCGGGCGGCGTGCCCGACGGATTCGTGTTCACGGTGCCGAAGCTGCGCGCGGCCGAGCAGGTCGACGTCGCCGTGCGGCTGTGCGAGGCGCTGGAGTTCGCGCACGGATTGCCCTCCGGCGCTTTGCTTTTCGAGTTACAGATCGAGAGCCCGCAGGCCGTGATCGCCGCCGACGGCACCGCGACCGTGGCCCGCGCGATCCACCGCTCCGCCGGGCGCTGCACCGGATTGCACTACGGCACTTACGATTACAGCGCGGCGTGCGGCATCTCCCCGCAGTTCCAGTCGCTCGAGCATCCGGTGGCCGACCACGCCAAGGCGGTGATGCAGGCCGCCGCCGCGCAGACCGGGGTGTGGGTGTGCGACGGCTCCACCCAGGTGCTGCCGATCGGCGCCGACGACGAGGTGGCCGCGGCGGTGTCGCGCCACTTCCGGCTGGTCACCCGCGCCCTCGAACACGGCTACCACCAGGGCTGGGACATGCACCCCGGCCACCTGGTGACGCGCTGGCTGGCGACGTTCGCGTTCTTCCGCGGCGCGCTGCCGGTGGCCGCCCCGCGCATCGACCGCTATCTGCGGCGCCAGGGCGGCGCGGTGGTCGACGAACCGGCCACCGCGCAGGCGCTGGCCACCGTGGTGCTGCGCGGCCTGGACTGCGGGGCCTTCGGCCCGGACGACGTCACGGCGCTGGCCCCGGCCGCGACCGTGGACGTGCTCACCCAGTTGCGAGAAAGGAAGTCACCGACGCGATGA
- a CDS encoding DJ-1/PfpI family protein, which translates to MYAQFVLFDGFDPLDVIAPFEVLHAAGMATGGAVAVELVSAEGAREVPSSLPAISLRATAILDPVRADVIVVPGAAGDLPSDNDSAATDSENSIAAILARAARTDLASLLAAAMERDDTLVVTVCGGSLILAMAGLLTGRPATTHDLGDPVLKATGAQAISARVVDDGDLVTGAGVTSGLDVALYLVEREIGPQVAHAIEKVFAYERRGTVWSRLGAVPSFG; encoded by the coding sequence ATGTATGCGCAATTCGTTCTGTTCGACGGCTTCGACCCATTGGATGTCATAGCCCCGTTCGAGGTCCTGCACGCCGCGGGCATGGCGACCGGCGGCGCGGTGGCGGTCGAGCTGGTCAGCGCAGAGGGGGCTCGCGAGGTACCCAGCAGTCTGCCCGCGATAAGCCTGCGCGCCACCGCAATCCTCGACCCGGTACGCGCGGACGTGATCGTCGTCCCCGGGGCGGCGGGCGACCTGCCCTCCGACAACGACAGTGCCGCAACCGATTCCGAGAACTCCATCGCGGCCATCCTGGCTCGCGCCGCCCGAACCGACCTCGCCTCGCTCCTGGCCGCCGCCATGGAACGCGACGACACCCTGGTGGTAACGGTCTGCGGGGGCTCGCTGATCCTCGCCATGGCGGGCCTGCTCACCGGCCGCCCCGCCACCACCCACGACCTCGGCGACCCCGTTCTGAAAGCCACCGGCGCACAGGCGATCTCCGCCCGCGTGGTGGACGACGGCGACCTGGTCACCGGCGCGGGGGTAACCTCCGGCCTCGACGTGGCGCTGTATCTGGTCGAGCGAGAGATCGGGCCGCAGGTAGCCCACGCGATCGAGAAGGTATTCGCCTACGAACGCCGCGGCACCGTCTGGTCCCGTCTGGGGGCGGTGCCGAGCTTCGGGTAG
- the dapA gene encoding 4-hydroxy-tetrahydrodipicolinate synthase: MTNGETTRSSPRASGTVGVAMVTPFTADGKLDVDAGVALAANLVDRGVDLLAISGTTGESPTTTESEKFDLLHAVVDAVGARATVIAGAGTYDTAHSIELARNAQRAGAHGLLVVTPYYSRPSQDGLLAHFTAVADATELPVTLYDIPARSVVPIAPETIRRLAEHPRIVAVKDAKGDLGAGAELIADTGLAYYSGDDVLNLPWLSIGATGFISVIGHLVPERLVQLRELYAAGDVLRAREVHASMLPLMRAMARVGGVALVKSALRLLGTEVGEPRLPQLMPAGEALDLIAAELRMAEVLA, encoded by the coding sequence ATGACGAACGGTGAAACGACGCGATCGAGCCCGCGCGCGTCCGGCACGGTCGGTGTCGCGATGGTGACCCCCTTTACCGCCGACGGCAAGCTCGATGTCGATGCCGGCGTCGCCCTGGCCGCGAATCTGGTCGATCGCGGCGTGGATCTGCTGGCCATCTCCGGCACCACCGGGGAGTCACCGACCACCACCGAATCGGAGAAGTTCGACCTGCTGCACGCCGTCGTCGACGCGGTCGGCGCGCGTGCCACCGTCATCGCCGGCGCCGGTACCTACGACACCGCGCACAGCATCGAGCTGGCCCGCAACGCCCAGCGGGCGGGCGCGCACGGCCTGCTGGTGGTGACCCCGTACTACTCGCGCCCCTCGCAGGACGGCCTGCTCGCGCACTTCACCGCCGTCGCCGACGCGACCGAGCTGCCGGTCACCCTCTACGACATTCCCGCGCGCTCGGTGGTGCCGATCGCGCCCGAGACGATCCGGCGGCTCGCCGAGCATCCGCGCATCGTCGCGGTCAAGGACGCCAAGGGCGACCTGGGCGCGGGCGCCGAGCTGATCGCCGACACCGGCCTGGCCTACTACTCCGGCGACGACGTGCTGAACCTGCCGTGGCTGTCGATCGGCGCGACCGGATTCATCAGTGTGATCGGGCATCTCGTGCCGGAGCGGCTGGTGCAGCTGCGCGAGCTGTACGCCGCCGGTGACGTGCTGCGCGCCCGCGAGGTGCACGCCAGCATGCTGCCGCTGATGCGGGCCATGGCCCGGGTCGGCGGTGTGGCGCTGGTCAAATCGGCGCTGCGGTTGCTCGGCACCGAGGTGGGTGAGCCGCGCCTGCCGCAGCTCATGCCGGCCGGCGAGGCGCTCGACCTGATCGCCGCCGAGCTGCGCATGGCGGAGGTGCTGGCATGA
- a CDS encoding aspartate/glutamate racemase family protein, which translates to MRIRVINPNTTAAMTAVIGRCARAVAAPGTVVEAVTSPMGPASIESHYDEALAVPGLLAEIARGEAEGVDGYVIACFGDPGLSAARELARGPVLGIAEAAMRTATHLGRGFSVVTTLARTVGQAVDLTERYGVQRFCRGVHATDIPVLELEDPKVRGVIADACRAAVAADDSDAVVLGCAGMADLCHELSDEIGVPVIDGVAAATVTVQSLVTLGLRKSGRGEFASPPPKRYTGLLSEFATDGAES; encoded by the coding sequence ATGAGAATTCGTGTGATCAACCCCAATACCACGGCCGCCATGACGGCCGTCATCGGGCGGTGCGCCCGGGCCGTGGCCGCGCCGGGCACCGTGGTGGAGGCGGTCACCTCGCCGATGGGCCCGGCCTCGATCGAAAGCCACTACGACGAGGCGTTGGCGGTGCCCGGGCTGCTGGCCGAGATCGCCCGCGGCGAGGCCGAGGGCGTGGACGGCTATGTGATCGCCTGCTTCGGCGACCCGGGCCTGTCCGCGGCGCGCGAGCTGGCGCGCGGGCCGGTGCTCGGCATCGCGGAGGCCGCCATGCGCACCGCCACCCACCTGGGCCGCGGCTTCAGCGTGGTGACCACGCTGGCCCGCACCGTCGGCCAGGCCGTGGACCTCACCGAACGCTATGGCGTGCAACGCTTCTGCCGCGGCGTGCACGCCACCGACATCCCGGTGCTGGAACTCGAGGACCCGAAGGTGCGCGGCGTGATCGCCGACGCCTGCCGCGCGGCGGTGGCCGCCGACGATTCCGACGCGGTGGTGCTGGGCTGCGCGGGCATGGCCGATCTGTGCCATGAGCTGTCCGACGAGATCGGGGTGCCGGTGATCGACGGCGTGGCCGCGGCGACGGTGACGGTGCAATCGCTGGTCACCCTGGGACTGCGCAAGTCCGGCCGCGGCGAGTTCGCGTCGCCGCCACCGAAGCGCTACACCGGTTTGCTGTCCGAATTCGCCACCGACGGAGCCGAATCGTGA
- the puuE gene encoding allantoinase PuuE has translation MSEPGYPRDLVGYGPRPPHPHWPGEANIAVQFVLNYEEGGENSVLDGDPASETFLSDIVPAQAFPNRHLSMESLYEYGSRAGLWRVLRAFESRGIPLTIFAVARALQRNPEAVAAFTRLGHEIACHGLRWISYQLVDPEVERQHLAEAVRIITDLFGAPPRGWYTGRDSPQTRELVVEHGGFTYDSDSYADDLPYWVRVGDADHLVVPYTLEANDMRFSSPAGFANGDEFFAYLRDAFDVLYAEGAAGSPKMLSVGLHCRIAGRPARAAALHRFLDYVQSHEKVWLARRIDIAEHWARVHPPQ, from the coding sequence ATGAGCGAACCCGGCTACCCCCGCGATCTGGTCGGCTACGGGCCGCGACCGCCGCATCCGCACTGGCCCGGCGAGGCGAATATCGCGGTGCAGTTCGTGCTCAACTACGAGGAGGGCGGCGAGAACTCCGTCCTCGACGGTGACCCGGCCTCGGAGACGTTCCTGTCGGATATCGTTCCGGCGCAGGCGTTCCCGAATCGGCACCTGAGCATGGAGTCGCTGTACGAGTACGGTTCGCGCGCCGGGCTGTGGCGGGTCCTGCGGGCCTTCGAAAGTCGCGGCATCCCGCTGACGATCTTCGCGGTTGCCCGTGCGCTGCAACGCAATCCGGAGGCGGTCGCGGCGTTCACGCGGCTCGGCCACGAGATCGCCTGCCACGGATTGCGTTGGATCTCCTATCAATTGGTCGATCCGGAGGTCGAGCGCCAGCACCTGGCCGAGGCGGTGCGCATCATCACCGACCTGTTCGGCGCCCCGCCGCGCGGCTGGTACACCGGCCGGGATTCCCCGCAGACCCGCGAACTGGTGGTCGAGCACGGCGGTTTCACCTACGACTCCGACTCCTACGCCGACGACCTCCCCTACTGGGTACGAGTCGGCGACGCGGATCACCTGGTAGTGCCATACACCTTGGAGGCCAACGACATGCGGTTCTCCTCCCCCGCCGGATTCGCCAACGGCGACGAATTCTTCGCCTACCTCCGCGACGCCTTCGACGTCCTCTACGCCGAAGGCGCCGCAGGCTCCCCCAAAATGCTCTCGGTAGGCCTACACTGCCGCATAGCAGGCCGCCCCGCCCGCGCCGCCGCCCTACACCGCTTCCTGGACTACGTCCAATCCCACGAAAAGGTCTGGCTGGCAAGACGAATAGACATCGCCGAACACTGGGCCCGGGTACATCCGCCACAGTGA
- a CDS encoding response regulator transcription factor — MSGPRRIGLVEDHESVALGLATMLAPEPDLELVITAGTVAELFAAAPELDLVVLDLRLADGSSPEDNVRALRGRGVEVLVFTGADNPFLVRSAAKAGVLGVVRKSEDVQTVVSAVRAAASGEQVVTTDWAAAIDSDPQLSDVGLSPRQQEVLTLYASGEKASRVARLTGLSEQTVNDYLGRIRQKYADAGRPAPTKTDLYKRAVEDGWLPVPERNPRT, encoded by the coding sequence ATGTCGGGGCCGCGTCGGATCGGGCTTGTCGAGGACCACGAGTCCGTGGCGCTGGGGCTGGCGACGATGCTGGCGCCCGAACCCGATCTCGAGCTCGTCATCACCGCCGGGACCGTCGCCGAACTGTTCGCGGCCGCACCGGAATTGGATCTGGTGGTGCTGGATCTGCGGCTCGCCGACGGGTCCAGCCCCGAGGACAATGTGCGCGCCCTGCGCGGGCGCGGCGTCGAGGTGCTGGTGTTCACCGGCGCCGACAACCCGTTCCTGGTGCGCTCGGCCGCGAAGGCCGGGGTGCTCGGCGTGGTCCGAAAATCCGAGGACGTGCAGACGGTGGTGTCCGCGGTTCGCGCGGCCGCCTCGGGCGAACAGGTGGTGACCACCGACTGGGCCGCCGCCATCGATAGCGACCCGCAGCTGTCCGATGTCGGCCTGAGCCCGCGCCAGCAGGAGGTGCTCACCCTGTACGCGTCGGGGGAGAAGGCATCGCGGGTGGCCCGCCTGACCGGTCTGTCCGAACAGACCGTCAACGACTATCTGGGCCGCATCCGGCAGAAGTACGCCGATGCCGGTCGCCCGGCGCCCACCAAGACCGACCTGTACAAGCGGGCGGTCGAGGACGGCTGGCTGCCGGTGCCCGAGCGCAACCCGCGGACATGA
- the alc gene encoding allantoicase, whose amino-acid sequence MTGAPIDFTLLPDLAQRPLGGAVIWANDESFAEKENLIRPEAATFTAATFGHKGQVYDGWETRRRRRPGGTAPGPEDCDEAVVRLGVPGVVHGVVVDTAWFTGNYPPEISVEGLVVDGYPAAAEIAARTDWFTLVERAKVNGDAENPFPVESTRRVTHVRLRMYPDGGVARLRVHGTAKPDLRWLDSGPFDLAALENGGRVVDCSNRFYSHPQNLLLPGRARVMGDGWETARRRDGGNDWVRVLLAGESVPGLVEIDTSYFLSNSPGAARLTGFRADGAEVELLPRTDLLPDTRHRFAIAAAEPVTEIRLDVYPDGGFARLRLFGTLTAAARDKLRAEQE is encoded by the coding sequence ATGACCGGTGCGCCAATCGATTTCACCCTGCTGCCCGACCTGGCGCAACGCCCCCTCGGTGGCGCCGTGATCTGGGCGAACGACGAATCCTTCGCGGAGAAGGAGAATTTGATCCGCCCGGAGGCCGCCACCTTCACCGCGGCCACCTTCGGCCACAAGGGACAGGTGTACGACGGGTGGGAGACCCGGCGTCGCCGCCGTCCCGGTGGCACCGCGCCAGGGCCGGAGGACTGCGACGAAGCCGTTGTGCGGCTGGGTGTTCCGGGCGTGGTGCACGGCGTGGTGGTGGACACCGCCTGGTTCACGGGCAACTATCCGCCGGAGATCTCCGTCGAGGGACTGGTGGTCGACGGGTATCCCGCGGCCGCGGAGATCGCCGCGCGGACGGACTGGTTCACCCTCGTCGAGCGCGCGAAGGTGAACGGCGACGCGGAGAATCCGTTCCCGGTCGAGTCCACGCGCCGCGTCACCCACGTGCGACTGCGCATGTACCCGGACGGCGGCGTGGCCCGGCTGCGGGTGCACGGCACGGCGAAACCCGATCTGCGCTGGCTGGATTCGGGTCCGTTCGATCTGGCCGCGCTGGAGAACGGCGGGCGGGTGGTCGACTGCTCCAATCGGTTCTACTCGCATCCGCAGAATCTGCTGCTGCCCGGCCGGGCCCGCGTCATGGGCGACGGCTGGGAGACCGCCCGCCGCCGCGACGGCGGAAACGACTGGGTCCGAGTGCTTCTGGCGGGCGAGAGCGTGCCCGGCCTGGTGGAGATCGATACCTCCTACTTCCTGTCCAACAGCCCGGGCGCGGCCCGGCTCACCGGGTTTCGCGCCGACGGCGCCGAGGTGGAGTTGCTGCCGCGCACGGATCTGCTGCCCGATACCCGGCACCGCTTCGCGATCGCGGCGGCCGAGCCGGTCACCGAGATTCGCCTGGACGTGTATCCCGACGGCGGCTTCGCCCGGCTGCGCCTGTTCGGCACGCTGACCGCCGCGGCCCGCGATAAGCTTCGCGCCGAACAGGAGTGA
- a CDS encoding GntR family transcriptional regulator — MPSRSRLPRLPDLTPPGDARRGYAQHEILAEVRRLILNGNLPPGTGLPLREFARVFAVSAIPVRESLQTLIGEGLVEHRPNFGYTVTRLTAAELRELYVARERLESAALAAAVTRAGPEDHRLATESHARLERAVLDDDPAAYHRETRTFHLALVRASGMARLVHMLEYAWNITEPVQPMVHVSAAERAVLHADHSRQLAAFLAGDAGALLAATDRHHARLNQVVAGLPTDLGLFAEPAAPAAEDI, encoded by the coding sequence GTGCCTTCCCGTTCGCGTCTTCCCCGGCTGCCCGATCTCACGCCGCCGGGCGACGCGCGCCGCGGCTATGCGCAGCACGAGATTCTCGCCGAGGTGCGGCGGCTGATCCTCAACGGGAATCTGCCGCCGGGGACCGGGCTGCCGCTGCGGGAGTTCGCGCGGGTGTTCGCGGTCAGCGCCATTCCGGTGCGCGAGTCGCTGCAGACCTTGATCGGCGAGGGCCTGGTCGAGCACCGGCCCAATTTCGGGTACACGGTCACCCGGCTGACCGCCGCCGAACTGCGCGAGCTGTACGTGGCGCGGGAGCGGCTGGAGTCGGCGGCGCTGGCCGCGGCGGTGACGCGGGCGGGGCCGGAGGATCACCGGCTGGCCACCGAGTCGCACGCCCGGCTGGAACGGGCGGTGCTCGACGACGATCCGGCCGCCTATCATCGCGAGACCCGCACCTTCCATCTCGCGCTGGTGCGGGCCTCGGGCATGGCGCGGCTGGTGCACATGCTCGAATACGCCTGGAACATCACCGAACCGGTGCAGCCGATGGTGCACGTGAGCGCCGCCGAGCGGGCGGTGCTGCACGCCGACCACAGCCGCCAGCTGGCGGCGTTCCTGGCCGGGGACGCCGGGGCGCTGCTGGCCGCCACCGATCGCCACCACGCCCGGCTCAATCAGGTGGTGGCCGGACTGCCGACCGATCTGGGCCTGTTCGCCGAGCCTGCCGCACCGGCCGCGGAAGATATATAG
- a CDS encoding ribonuclease J, whose product MSEPVRRRPRRGASRAAGAPPPAPEPVQPQRKSPARSGSEAPQQVPVEAEIAAAPPATAPAETEARVRGRAQSGRESDRGATTRRGGRGRQTGRDRGRAEQAAPQEVPVDPHSLPVPPAAPKHGLRVFALGGIGEIGRNMTVFEYGGKLLIIDCGVLFPEDQQPGVDLILPDFRPIEDRMGDVVAVVLTHGHEDHIGAVPFLLRQRPDIPVVGSKFTLALVAAKCREHRLQPKLIEVTEGERTTHGPFECEYFAVNHSIPDALAVAVRTPAGLALHTGDIKLDQLPLDGRLTDLAGFSRLGDEGVDLFLVDSTNAEVPGFVTPEREIGPVLDSVIGKARGRVIVASFASHVHRIQQVVDVAQRYDRRVCFVGRSMVRNMQIAQDLGYLNIPDQIVVDLDQAATLPGHKLVLISTGSQGEPLSALSRMARGDHRQINIRADDLVVLASSLIPGNENAVFAVVNGLARKGATVVTQQSAKVHVSGHASAGELLYLYNAVRPTNAMPVHGEWRHLRANAALAVATGVPEDRVVLAEDGVVVDLVDGIASIVGRYPVGQVYVDGLSVGDVGESTLSDRLILGEGGFISITVAVDEATGKTVTEPEVSGRGFSDDPGALTDAQKLVEAELHRLASEGITDTHRIAQGVRRVVGRWVAETYRRRPMIVPTVIGV is encoded by the coding sequence ATGAGCGAGCCGGTGCGTCGTCGTCCGCGCCGAGGCGCGAGCCGCGCCGCGGGCGCGCCCCCGCCCGCCCCGGAACCCGTGCAGCCGCAGCGCAAGTCGCCCGCACGGTCGGGAAGCGAAGCGCCGCAGCAGGTTCCGGTCGAGGCCGAGATCGCCGCGGCGCCGCCGGCGACCGCTCCGGCGGAGACCGAGGCCCGGGTCCGCGGCCGGGCACAGTCGGGCCGCGAGTCCGACCGCGGCGCGACGACCCGGCGTGGTGGCCGGGGTCGGCAGACCGGCCGCGACCGAGGCCGCGCCGAACAGGCCGCGCCGCAGGAGGTTCCGGTCGATCCGCACAGCCTGCCGGTGCCCCCCGCCGCGCCGAAGCACGGCCTGCGCGTCTTCGCGCTCGGCGGGATCGGCGAAATCGGCCGCAACATGACGGTTTTCGAGTACGGCGGCAAGCTGCTGATCATCGACTGCGGCGTGCTGTTCCCGGAGGACCAGCAGCCGGGCGTCGACCTGATCCTGCCCGACTTCCGGCCCATCGAGGACCGGATGGGCGATGTCGTCGCGGTGGTGCTGACCCACGGCCACGAGGACCACATCGGCGCGGTGCCGTTCCTGCTGCGGCAGCGGCCCGACATCCCGGTCGTCGGCAGCAAGTTCACCCTCGCGCTGGTGGCGGCCAAGTGCCGCGAACATCGCCTGCAGCCCAAGCTGATCGAGGTCACCGAGGGCGAGCGGACCACGCACGGCCCGTTCGAGTGCGAGTACTTCGCGGTCAACCACTCGATCCCGGACGCCCTCGCGGTCGCCGTGCGCACCCCGGCGGGCCTGGCGCTGCACACCGGCGACATCAAGCTGGATCAGTTACCGCTGGACGGGCGGCTCACCGACCTGGCCGGGTTCTCCCGGCTCGGCGACGAGGGCGTGGACCTGTTCCTGGTCGACTCCACCAATGCCGAGGTGCCCGGCTTCGTCACGCCCGAGCGCGAGATCGGCCCGGTGCTCGACAGCGTGATCGGCAAGGCCCGCGGCCGGGTGATCGTCGCCTCGTTCGCCAGCCATGTGCACCGCATCCAGCAGGTGGTCGACGTGGCCCAGCGCTACGACCGGCGGGTGTGCTTCGTCGGCCGGTCCATGGTCCGTAATATGCAGATCGCGCAGGACCTGGGCTACCTGAACATCCCCGACCAGATCGTGGTGGACCTCGATCAGGCCGCGACGCTGCCCGGCCACAAGCTGGTGCTGATCTCGACCGGATCGCAGGGCGAGCCGCTGTCGGCGCTGTCGCGGATGGCGCGCGGCGACCATCGCCAGATCAACATTCGCGCCGACGATCTCGTGGTGCTGGCCTCCTCGCTCATCCCGGGCAATGAGAACGCGGTGTTCGCGGTGGTCAACGGCCTGGCCCGGAAGGGCGCGACGGTGGTCACCCAGCAGAGCGCGAAGGTGCACGTGTCCGGGCACGCCTCGGCCGGTGAGCTGCTGTACCTGTACAACGCGGTGCGGCCGACCAATGCCATGCCGGTGCACGGCGAGTGGCGGCACCTGCGCGCCAATGCGGCACTGGCCGTCGCGACCGGTGTGCCCGAGGACCGGGTGGTGCTGGCCGAGGACGGCGTGGTCGTCGACCTGGTGGACGGCATCGCCTCGATCGTGGGCCGCTACCCGGTCGGTCAGGTGTACGTCGACGGCCTGTCGGTCGGCGACGTCGGCGAGTCCACGCTGTCGGACCGGCTGATCCTCGGCGAGGGCGGCTTCATCTCCATCACCGTCGCCGTCGACGAGGCCACCGGTAAGACCGTCACCGAGCCCGAGGTCAGCGGCCGCGGTTTCTCCGACGACCCCGGCGCCCTGACCGACGCCCAGAAACTGGTGGAGGCCGAACTGCATCGCCTGGCGAGCGAGGGCATCACCGACACCCACCGCATCGCCCAGGGCGTCCGCCGAGTCGTCGGCCGCTGGGTCGCCGAAACCTACCGTCGCCGCCCGATGATCGTCCCGACGGTGATCGGCGTTTAA
- a CDS encoding sensor histidine kinase, with protein MIASGALDASLARSGMLVRAGAWWRSRSVLEEDVNAVAFDRIIRRLGLSVGCGGVIMGLFDIPEIAEQSRVAPGWWTPTAMILAFGLFPVLAGVSIRSAPRVIRYVAGAAAVAFLLALATTPFALHAHMIDASSLWLYRMLPLGLVAAALAWPVAVSIGYLTVGSAAVALTDVFLVEPITSTAALNSFARSFGLSALFLWCVTCALGAAARVDRESAIASRRAASAAAAAARDHERGRFAALIHDAVLSTLLDAARGHERSDVLRRQAEHTLEQLDEIRVDVREPDVLDARAAVIFLRSAVHDINPGIRFATRTWPGFDDLRMPVQAAGTLAAALGEAVRNSLRHAAVPGRAVHRIVTCTISAGSIRIVFADDGAGFDVRQVSADRLGISVSILGRMRQLAGGAGFVESQPGEGTMVTLVWGGDGSH; from the coding sequence ATGATCGCGTCCGGCGCGCTGGATGCCTCGCTCGCGCGTTCGGGAATGCTGGTGCGGGCCGGTGCGTGGTGGCGGAGCCGATCCGTGCTGGAGGAGGACGTGAACGCGGTCGCGTTCGACCGGATCATTCGGCGGCTCGGATTATCGGTGGGATGCGGCGGCGTGATCATGGGGCTGTTCGACATCCCGGAGATCGCCGAGCAGTCGCGCGTCGCGCCCGGCTGGTGGACGCCGACGGCGATGATCCTGGCGTTCGGCCTGTTCCCGGTGTTGGCAGGGGTCTCGATTCGGTCCGCGCCCAGGGTGATTCGCTACGTGGCGGGGGCGGCGGCGGTCGCGTTCCTGCTGGCGCTGGCGACCACGCCGTTCGCGCTGCACGCCCACATGATCGACGCCTCGTCGCTGTGGCTGTACCGGATGCTGCCGCTCGGCCTGGTGGCCGCGGCGCTGGCCTGGCCGGTGGCGGTGTCGATCGGCTATCTCACGGTCGGTTCGGCGGCGGTGGCGCTGACCGACGTCTTCCTGGTGGAGCCGATCACCTCGACCGCGGCGCTGAATTCGTTCGCCCGCTCCTTCGGGCTCTCGGCGCTGTTCCTGTGGTGCGTGACCTGCGCGCTCGGCGCGGCGGCGCGGGTCGACCGGGAGTCGGCGATCGCCAGCCGGCGCGCGGCCTCCGCGGCGGCCGCGGCCGCCCGCGATCACGAGCGCGGCCGGTTCGCCGCGCTCATCCATGACGCGGTGCTGTCCACGCTGCTCGACGCCGCCCGCGGCCACGAGCGCTCGGATGTGCTGCGCCGCCAGGCCGAACACACCCTCGAGCAGCTCGACGAGATCCGCGTCGACGTCCGCGAGCCCGATGTGCTCGACGCCCGGGCCGCGGTGATCTTCTTGCGTTCGGCCGTGCACGACATCAATCCCGGCATCCGGTTCGCCACCCGGACCTGGCCCGGCTTCGACGATCTGCGCATGCCGGTGCAGGCCGCGGGCACCCTGGCCGCGGCGCTGGGCGAGGCGGTCCGCAACAGCCTGCGCCATGCCGCGGTACCCGGCCGCGCCGTGCATCGCATCGTGACGTGCACGATCAGCGCGGGCAGCATCCGCATCGTCTTCGCCGACGACGGTGCGGGTTTCGACGTGCGGCAGGTGTCGGCCGATCGGCTGGGCATCTCGGTCAGCATCCTGGGCCGCATGCGGCAGCTGGCGGGCGGCGCGGGATTCGTGGAGTCGCAGCCCGGTGAGGGCACGATGGTGACGCTGGTGTGGGGCGGCGATGGATCGCACTGA